The proteins below are encoded in one region of Microbispora sp. NBC_01189:
- a CDS encoding CAP domain-containing protein produces MGLLACAVAVLLTGVVIGRVTAAPDRAGNVYLRESQPGPPSPSADALAPARGDRPPLDHVARTEAPQVVTRTTPVPRSSRRERPSTMIDGSGGGSSYTTLTPETGGEGGSYGEDPMRFASIEAELVRLVNAERRRHGCRPLRVDPRLVGSARAHSEEMAAGNRFRHTSPGGATPWDRMGAAGYRDGGAETIARGYDTAEQVVRGWMADPTDRATLLNCRLVATGVGVSAGPGGPWWTEDFGYS; encoded by the coding sequence ATGGGTTTGCTGGCGTGCGCCGTCGCCGTCCTTCTCACCGGCGTCGTCATCGGCCGGGTGACCGCCGCCCCGGACCGCGCCGGGAACGTCTACCTTCGCGAGTCGCAGCCCGGGCCGCCGTCTCCCAGCGCGGACGCCCTCGCGCCGGCGCGGGGGGACCGGCCTCCCCTCGATCACGTGGCGCGCACCGAGGCGCCCCAGGTCGTCACCAGGACGACCCCGGTGCCCAGATCCTCCCGGCGCGAGCGGCCGTCGACCATGATCGACGGCTCCGGCGGCGGCTCGTCGTACACCACGCTCACCCCGGAAACAGGCGGGGAAGGCGGCTCCTACGGCGAGGACCCGATGCGCTTCGCCTCGATCGAGGCCGAGCTGGTGCGCCTGGTGAACGCCGAGCGCCGCAGGCACGGATGCCGGCCGCTGCGCGTGGACCCCCGCCTGGTCGGATCCGCCCGCGCGCACTCGGAGGAGATGGCGGCGGGCAACCGGTTCCGGCACACCTCGCCGGGCGGAGCCACCCCCTGGGACCGCATGGGGGCCGCGGGTTACCGCGATGGCGGGGCCGAGACGATCGCGCGCGGCTACGACACCGCCGAGCAGGTCGTACGCGGCTGGATGGCCGACCCCACCGACCGCGCCACACTGCTCAACTGCCGCCTGGTCGCGACCGGCGTCGGCGTGAGCGCGGGCCCCGGAGGCCCGTGGTGGACCGAGGACTTCGGTTATTCCTGA
- the rpmJ gene encoding 50S ribosomal protein L36 gives MKVKPSVKKICDKCKVIRRHGRVMVICDNLRHKQRQG, from the coding sequence ATGAAGGTCAAGCCGAGCGTCAAGAAGATCTGCGACAAGTGCAAGGTGATCCGCCGGCACGGTCGTGTCATGGTGATCTGCGACAACCTGCGCCACAAGCAGCGCCAGGGCTGA
- a CDS encoding ABC transporter permease — MNTVVADITYRAMLGRKRIWLLVLLPVALVVIALLLRLMNGPSEQTAVTLMKSFAIGTMLPLLGLIGGTGVIAPEIEDGTIIHLLSKPISRPVIAVTKFVVAASIIAVFAAVSTFAAAYLLTGMESGVATGFTLGALFGGVAYAAVFLLLGVLTRHAVAIGVIYALVWEGVVGGYVPGARKFSIQQWAQSLADHVSSSAFFTTEVTLGFAVPAMVIVTVGAVLWTGQRLRSLSLTGDD, encoded by the coding sequence ATGAACACCGTGGTCGCGGACATCACGTACCGGGCCATGCTCGGACGCAAGCGGATCTGGCTGCTGGTGCTGCTCCCGGTGGCGCTCGTTGTGATCGCGCTGCTGCTCAGGCTCATGAACGGCCCGTCCGAGCAGACGGCCGTGACGCTGATGAAGAGCTTCGCGATCGGCACGATGCTGCCGCTGCTCGGGCTGATCGGCGGGACGGGCGTCATCGCCCCGGAGATCGAGGACGGCACGATCATCCACCTGCTGTCCAAGCCGATCTCCCGCCCGGTGATCGCGGTGACGAAGTTCGTGGTCGCGGCCTCCATCATCGCGGTATTCGCGGCGGTCTCCACGTTCGCCGCCGCCTACCTCCTGACCGGCATGGAGTCGGGCGTCGCGACCGGGTTCACGCTCGGGGCGCTGTTCGGCGGGGTCGCGTACGCGGCGGTGTTCCTGCTCCTGGGCGTGCTCACCCGGCACGCGGTCGCGATCGGCGTGATCTACGCCCTCGTCTGGGAGGGCGTCGTCGGCGGCTACGTGCCCGGAGCGCGCAAGTTCTCCATCCAGCAGTGGGCCCAGTCGCTCGCCGACCACGTCTCCTCGTCGGCCTTCTTCACCACCGAGGTGACGCTGGGCTTCGCCGTACCGGCCATGGTCATCGTCACCGTCGGGGCGGTCCTGTGGACCGGCCAGCGCCTGCGCTCCCTCTCCCTCACCGGCGACGACTGA
- the rpsK gene encoding 30S ribosomal protein S11, translating to MPPKSRQGAPKKVRRKEKKNVAHGHAHIKSTFNNTIVSITDPNGNVISWASAGHVGFKGSRKSTPFAAQMAAENAARRAMEHGMRKVDVFVKGPGSGRETAIRSLQATGLEVGSIQDVTPVPHNGCRPPKRRRV from the coding sequence ATGCCGCCGAAGAGCCGCCAGGGCGCACCGAAGAAGGTGCGCCGCAAGGAAAAGAAGAACGTCGCTCACGGGCACGCCCACATCAAGAGCACGTTCAACAACACGATCGTATCGATCACCGACCCGAACGGGAACGTGATCTCCTGGGCCAGCGCCGGCCACGTCGGGTTCAAGGGCTCCCGCAAGTCCACCCCGTTCGCCGCGCAGATGGCGGCCGAGAACGCCGCCCGCCGCGCCATGGAGCACGGCATGCGGAAGGTCGACGTCTTCGTCAAGGGCCCCGGTTCCGGCCGTGAGACCGCGATCCGGTCGCTGCAGGCGACCGGCCTCGAGGTCGGGTCCATCCAGGACGTGACCCCGGTTCCGCACAACGGCTGCCGTCCGCCCAAGCGCCGCCGCGTCTGA
- the truA gene encoding tRNA pseudouridine(38-40) synthase TruA, protein MRDVVERELRLRLDLGYDGTDFSGWARQPGRRTVQGEIEDALGRILRLDPAPSLTVAGRTDAGVHARGQVAHVDVPLAATVAFSSGRGPAPGNAENAENAEDPEEAWRERGAELLAVLTRRLAGVLPPDVRVHAVSVAPEGFDARFSALSRRYGYRVGDAPGGIDPLRRREVLWYARPLDVGLLNAAAARLLGEHDFAAFCRRREGATTIRELQRLDWVRGEDGILLATVVADAFCHSMVRALVGSLLAVGEGRRPVEWPGEVLATAVRDSGVHVAPAHGLTLEEVRYPEPGELARRAAATRRVRTPAA, encoded by the coding sequence ATGAGGGATGTCGTGGAGCGAGAACTACGGCTGAGGCTGGACCTCGGCTACGACGGCACCGACTTCTCGGGATGGGCCCGCCAGCCCGGGCGGCGGACCGTGCAGGGGGAGATCGAGGACGCGCTCGGCCGGATCCTTCGCCTGGATCCCGCGCCGTCGCTGACCGTCGCGGGCCGCACCGACGCGGGCGTCCACGCGCGGGGTCAGGTGGCGCACGTCGACGTGCCGCTCGCCGCGACCGTCGCGTTCTCGTCCGGGCGCGGGCCCGCCCCCGGGAACGCCGAGAACGCCGAGAACGCCGAGGATCCCGAGGAGGCCTGGCGCGAGCGCGGCGCTGAGCTGCTCGCTGTGCTGACGCGGCGGCTGGCCGGGGTGCTGCCGCCCGATGTGCGGGTGCACGCCGTCAGCGTCGCGCCCGAGGGCTTCGACGCCCGCTTCTCCGCGCTGTCGCGCCGGTACGGCTACCGCGTCGGCGACGCGCCGGGAGGGATCGACCCGCTGCGGCGGCGCGAGGTGCTCTGGTACGCCCGGCCGCTCGACGTCGGCCTGCTGAACGCCGCCGCCGCCCGCCTGCTGGGGGAGCACGACTTCGCCGCGTTCTGCCGGAGACGGGAGGGCGCGACCACGATCCGCGAGCTGCAGCGGCTCGACTGGGTCAGGGGCGAGGACGGCATCCTGCTCGCCACCGTGGTCGCCGACGCCTTCTGCCACTCCATGGTCCGGGCGCTGGTCGGCTCGCTGCTGGCCGTCGGGGAGGGCAGGCGGCCCGTCGAGTGGCCCGGCGAGGTGCTGGCGACAGCCGTACGCGACTCGGGGGTGCACGTCGCGCCCGCGCACGGGCTGACGCTGGAGGAGGTGCGCTACCCGGAGCCGGGGGAACTGGCCCGGCGCGCCGCCGCCACGCGCCGGGTGCGTACGCCGGCCGCCTGA
- the rplQ gene encoding 50S ribosomal protein L17 produces the protein MPKPTKGPRFGGSPAHERLILANLATALFENGRVRTTEAKAKRLRPLAEKLITKAKKGDIHNRRQVLTVIRDKGVLHHLFTEIAPTFAERPGGYTRITKLGPRKGDAAPMAVIELVTEQLNPVRTTRTAPAAQAVPAAAPVEADVEETPAAQDEAAEAPEAAEESAQETAQGEKKDEA, from the coding sequence ATGCCCAAGCCCACCAAGGGCCCCCGCTTCGGCGGCAGCCCGGCCCACGAGCGGCTGATCCTGGCGAACCTCGCCACCGCGCTGTTCGAGAACGGCCGGGTGCGCACCACCGAGGCCAAGGCGAAGCGCCTCCGCCCGCTCGCGGAGAAGCTGATCACCAAGGCGAAGAAGGGCGACATCCACAACCGTCGCCAGGTGCTGACGGTCATCCGTGACAAGGGTGTCCTCCACCACCTCTTCACCGAGATCGCGCCGACGTTCGCCGAGCGTCCCGGTGGCTACACCCGGATCACCAAGCTGGGCCCCCGCAAGGGCGACGCCGCCCCCATGGCGGTCATCGAGCTGGTGACCGAGCAGCTCAACCCGGTGCGGACCACCCGTACGGCTCCGGCCGCGCAGGCGGTGCCCGCCGCCGCTCCGGTGGAGGCGGACGTCGAGGAGACGCCCGCGGCGCAGGACGAGGCGGCCGAGGCTCCCGAGGCCGCCGAGGAGTCGGCCCAGGAGACGGCGCAGGGTGAGAAGAAGGACGAGGCCTGA
- the rplM gene encoding 50S ribosomal protein L13: MRTFSPKPNDVERQWYVIDATDVVLGRLASQVAILLRGKHKPIFAPHVDTGDFVVVINAGKVALSGNKLEQKKAYRHSGYPGGLRAVSYGELMEKRPDRAVEKAVRGMLPKNSLGRKMAKKLKVYAGAEHPHQAQQPVDFQITQIAQ, from the coding sequence GTGCGCACGTTCTCACCGAAGCCCAACGACGTCGAACGTCAGTGGTACGTCATCGACGCGACCGACGTCGTGCTCGGCCGGCTGGCCAGTCAGGTGGCGATCCTGCTCCGCGGGAAGCACAAGCCGATCTTCGCCCCGCATGTCGACACGGGTGACTTCGTCGTCGTCATCAACGCCGGCAAGGTCGCCCTCAGCGGCAACAAGCTGGAGCAGAAGAAGGCGTACCGCCACTCGGGTTACCCCGGCGGTCTGCGCGCCGTCAGCTACGGCGAGCTCATGGAGAAGCGTCCCGACCGGGCTGTCGAGAAGGCCGTCCGGGGCATGCTTCCCAAAAACTCCCTGGGCCGGAAGATGGCCAAGAAGCTGAAGGTCTACGCCGGTGCCGAGCACCCGCACCAGGCCCAGCAGCCGGTGGACTTCCAGATCACCCAGATCGCCCAGTAA
- a CDS encoding ABC transporter ATP-binding protein: protein MTTTSPPVTTRQGVLELAQVSRWYGNVVAVNDVTMTIGPGVTGLLGPNGAGKSTLLHMMAGFLAPSNGTATLDGRQIWHNHDIYRQIGLVPEKEAVYGFLTGRQFVLSAARLHGLPSPADAARRALDLVEMTEASGRRIETYSKGMRQRVKVAAALVHDPQVLLLDEPFNGMDPRQRLHLMDLVRRMGEEGRTILFSSHILEEVERVAHHIEVLVAGRHAASGDYREIRRRMADRPHQFRVRSSDDRRLAAALIADLSSSAVSLTEQGIEVQVTDFARFTALLPRTARDLDVHLWQVSPTDEDLESVFSYLISGSSR, encoded by the coding sequence GTGACCACCACGAGTCCCCCCGTGACCACCCGCCAGGGCGTGCTGGAACTCGCCCAGGTCTCCCGCTGGTACGGCAACGTCGTGGCGGTCAACGACGTCACGATGACGATCGGGCCCGGCGTCACCGGCCTGCTCGGCCCGAACGGCGCCGGCAAGTCGACGCTGCTGCACATGATGGCCGGGTTCCTCGCGCCGTCGAACGGCACCGCGACCCTGGACGGCCGCCAGATCTGGCACAACCACGACATCTACCGGCAGATCGGCCTGGTGCCCGAGAAGGAGGCCGTGTACGGCTTCCTCACCGGCCGGCAGTTCGTGCTGTCGGCGGCCCGGCTGCACGGCCTGCCGTCTCCCGCCGACGCGGCCCGCCGGGCCCTCGACCTGGTGGAGATGACGGAGGCGTCCGGCCGCCGCATCGAGACGTACTCCAAGGGCATGCGGCAGCGCGTGAAGGTCGCCGCGGCCCTCGTCCACGACCCGCAGGTGCTGCTGCTGGACGAGCCGTTCAACGGCATGGATCCGCGGCAGCGGCTCCACCTGATGGACCTCGTCCGCCGGATGGGCGAGGAGGGCCGGACGATCCTGTTCAGCTCGCACATCCTCGAAGAGGTCGAGCGGGTGGCCCACCACATCGAGGTCCTGGTCGCCGGACGGCACGCCGCGTCGGGCGACTACCGGGAGATCCGGCGGCGCATGGCCGACCGGCCGCATCAGTTCCGGGTCAGGTCGAGCGACGACCGGCGGCTCGCCGCCGCCCTCATCGCCGATCTGTCCTCCAGCGCCGTCTCGCTGACGGAGCAGGGCATCGAGGTGCAGGTCACCGACTTCGCGCGCTTCACCGCGCTGCTGCCCCGGACGGCCCGCGACCTCGACGTCCACCTGTGGCAGGTCTCCCCCACCGACGAGGACCTGGAAAGCGTCTTCTCCTACCTCATCTCCGGGAGCTCCCGATGA
- the rpsM gene encoding 30S ribosomal protein S13: MARLVGVDLPRDKRLEIALTYIFGIGRTRAQEILDATGISPDLRVHQLTDAEIIPMRDFIEANYKIEGDLRREVQADIRRKIEIGCYQGIRHRKGLPVHGQRTQTNARTRKGKKKTVAGKKKPGKK, from the coding sequence ATGGCTCGCCTGGTTGGCGTCGACCTCCCCCGCGACAAGCGGCTGGAGATCGCTCTCACCTACATTTTCGGAATCGGCCGCACCCGCGCCCAGGAGATCCTGGACGCGACCGGCATCAGCCCCGATCTGCGCGTCCACCAGCTCACGGACGCCGAGATCATCCCGATGCGTGACTTCATCGAGGCGAACTACAAGATCGAGGGTGACCTCCGGCGCGAGGTCCAGGCCGACATCCGGCGCAAGATCGAGATCGGCTGTTACCAGGGCATCCGGCACCGCAAGGGCCTGCCCGTCCACGGTCAGCGGACGCAGACGAACGCGCGCACCCGCAAGGGTAAGAAGAAGACCGTCGCCGGCAAGAAGAAGCCCGGCAAGAAGTAG
- the rpsI gene encoding 30S ribosomal protein S9, producing MAEPTGIETLVEGEPEDYSPEEFPSEYTTESAPAGEGAARKPVTTGNSYGTGRRKEAIARVRIVPGTGKWTINGRSLESYFPNKVHQQLINEPFVVLGAEDAFDVIARIDGGGVTGQAGALRMGLSRALAILDAEVNRPPLKKAGFLTRDARATERKKYGLKKARKAPQYSKR from the coding sequence GTGGCCGAGCCCACCGGTATCGAGACGCTCGTCGAGGGCGAGCCGGAAGACTACTCCCCGGAGGAGTTCCCCTCCGAGTACACCACCGAGTCGGCCCCCGCCGGCGAGGGCGCCGCACGCAAGCCCGTCACCACGGGCAACTCGTACGGCACCGGCCGCCGCAAGGAGGCCATCGCCCGGGTTCGCATCGTGCCGGGCACCGGCAAGTGGACCATCAACGGCCGCTCGCTGGAGAGCTACTTCCCGAACAAGGTGCACCAGCAGCTCATCAACGAGCCGTTCGTCGTCCTCGGGGCCGAGGACGCGTTCGACGTCATCGCACGTATCGACGGCGGTGGCGTGACCGGCCAGGCCGGCGCCCTGCGCATGGGCCTGTCCCGCGCGCTCGCCATCCTGGACGCCGAGGTCAACCGCCCGCCGCTGAAGAAGGCCGGCTTCCTCACCCGTGACGCCCGCGCCACGGAGCGGAAGAAGTACGGCCTGAAGAAGGCCCGCAAGGCTCCGCAGTACAGCAAGCGCTAA
- the glmM gene encoding phosphoglucosamine mutase codes for MSREPVGASSGGRLFGTDGVRGVAGRDLTAELAMDLSVAAAHVLGDAGAFHASVGRRGRPMAVVGRDPRASGEFLEAAVVAGLASSGVDVLRLGVLPTPAVAYLTNALGADLGVMLSASHNPAPDNGIKFFTRGGYKLPDVVENEIEQRLGEKWDRPVGPAVGRVREAYGEADRYVSHLLTTLPHRLDGLRIVVDCAHGAAHMVAPEALLRAGAAVETIGAAPDGLNINDGVGSTHLAPLREAVAERGADLGIAYDGDADRCLTVTAAGEEIDGDQIMAILALAMHADGRLAKDTVVATVMSNLGFKIALREAGLSVVETTVGDRYVLEAMQDGGYNLGGEQSGHVIMLDHATTGDGLLTSLHLMAEVARQGRSLADLASVMTKLPQVLVNVRDVARSKASAPELRAAVAKAESELGETGRVLIRPSGTEPMIRVMVEAASQEQARTVADHLAGVVREVCA; via the coding sequence GTGTCGCGGGAGCCCGTAGGCGCCTCCTCCGGGGGGCGCCTCTTCGGCACCGACGGGGTACGTGGGGTCGCCGGGCGCGACCTCACCGCGGAACTGGCCATGGATCTCTCCGTGGCCGCCGCGCACGTGCTCGGAGACGCCGGGGCGTTCCACGCGAGTGTCGGGCGGCGCGGCCGCCCGATGGCCGTCGTAGGCCGGGACCCGCGGGCTTCAGGAGAGTTCCTGGAGGCCGCCGTGGTCGCCGGCCTCGCGTCGTCCGGCGTGGACGTCCTGCGACTCGGTGTGCTGCCCACCCCGGCGGTCGCGTACCTGACCAACGCCCTGGGCGCCGACCTCGGTGTCATGCTCTCGGCGTCGCACAACCCCGCGCCCGACAACGGCATCAAGTTCTTCACGCGGGGCGGCTACAAGCTGCCGGACGTGGTGGAGAACGAGATCGAGCAGCGGCTCGGGGAGAAGTGGGACCGCCCGGTGGGCCCGGCCGTGGGCCGGGTCCGGGAGGCGTACGGCGAGGCGGACAGATATGTCTCGCACCTGCTGACCACCCTGCCCCACCGTCTCGACGGGCTGCGGATCGTCGTCGACTGCGCGCACGGCGCGGCGCACATGGTCGCCCCGGAGGCGCTGCTGCGCGCGGGCGCGGCCGTGGAGACCATCGGCGCCGCACCCGACGGGCTGAACATCAACGACGGTGTGGGCTCGACCCACCTCGCCCCCCTGCGGGAGGCCGTCGCCGAACGCGGCGCCGACCTCGGCATCGCCTACGACGGCGACGCCGACCGCTGCCTCACGGTGACCGCCGCGGGCGAGGAGATCGACGGCGACCAGATCATGGCGATCCTGGCCCTGGCGATGCACGCCGACGGCCGCCTCGCCAAGGACACGGTCGTCGCCACGGTGATGTCCAACCTCGGGTTCAAGATCGCCCTGCGGGAGGCCGGCCTGTCCGTGGTGGAGACCACGGTCGGCGACCGGTACGTCCTGGAGGCGATGCAGGACGGCGGTTACAACCTCGGCGGCGAGCAGTCCGGTCACGTGATCATGCTGGACCACGCCACGACCGGCGACGGCCTGCTCACCTCGCTGCACCTGATGGCGGAGGTGGCGCGGCAGGGCCGTTCCCTCGCCGATCTGGCGTCGGTGATGACGAAGCTGCCGCAGGTGCTCGTCAACGTGCGGGACGTGGCCAGGTCCAAGGCGTCGGCGCCCGAGCTGCGGGCGGCCGTCGCGAAGGCGGAGTCCGAGCTCGGGGAGACTGGGCGGGTGCTCATCCGGCCGAGCGGCACCGAGCCCATGATCCGGGTCATGGTCGAGGCCGCGTCACAGGAGCAGGCCAGGACCGTGGCGGACCACCTCGCGGGGGTCGTCCGAGAGGTCTGCGCCTGA
- a CDS encoding DNA-directed RNA polymerase subunit alpha — MLIAQRPSLQEESLEEHRSRFIIEPLEPGFGYTIGNSLRRTLLSSIPGAAVTSIRIEGVLHEFSTVPGVKEDVTDIILNLKSLVVSSEHDEPVVMYLRKQGPGEVTAADIAPPAGVEVHNPDLHIATLNGKAKLEMELTVERGRGYVSAAQNKQPGQEIGRIPIDSIYSPVLKVTYKVEATRVEQRTDFDRLILDVETKPSMKPRDAVASAGKTLVELFGLARELNVEAEGIDIGPSPTDAALAADLALPIEELNLTVRSYNCLKREGIHTVGELVARSEQDLLDIRNFGAKSIEEVKQKLHEMGLALKDSPPGFDPSAVAGGGYDDEDGGFIETEQY, encoded by the coding sequence ATGCTCATCGCACAGCGCCCGAGCCTCCAGGAGGAGTCGCTCGAGGAGCATCGGTCCAGGTTCATCATCGAGCCGCTGGAGCCGGGCTTCGGCTACACCATCGGCAACTCGCTGCGGCGCACGCTGCTGTCCTCCATCCCGGGGGCGGCGGTCACCAGCATCCGCATCGAGGGCGTGCTGCACGAGTTCTCGACCGTGCCCGGGGTCAAGGAAGACGTCACCGACATCATCCTGAACCTCAAGTCGCTGGTCGTCTCCTCCGAGCACGACGAGCCCGTGGTGATGTACCTGCGCAAGCAGGGCCCGGGTGAGGTGACCGCGGCCGACATCGCGCCGCCGGCCGGTGTCGAGGTGCACAACCCCGACCTGCACATCGCCACGCTGAACGGCAAGGCGAAGCTGGAGATGGAGCTGACCGTCGAGCGCGGTCGCGGCTACGTCTCCGCCGCGCAGAACAAGCAGCCGGGACAGGAGATCGGGCGGATTCCGATCGACTCGATCTACTCCCCGGTTCTCAAGGTCACCTACAAGGTCGAGGCGACCCGTGTCGAGCAGCGCACGGACTTCGACCGCCTGATCCTCGACGTCGAGACCAAGCCGTCCATGAAGCCCCGCGACGCGGTGGCCTCGGCCGGCAAGACCCTGGTCGAGCTGTTCGGCCTGGCCCGCGAGCTCAACGTCGAGGCCGAGGGCATCGACATCGGCCCGTCGCCGACGGACGCCGCCCTGGCGGCGGACCTGGCGCTGCCGATCGAGGAGCTCAACCTCACGGTTCGCTCCTACAACTGCCTCAAGCGCGAGGGCATCCACACCGTGGGTGAGCTCGTCGCCCGCAGCGAGCAGGACCTGCTGGACATCCGCAACTTCGGCGCCAAGTCGATCGAAGAGGTCAAGCAGAAGCTGCACGAGATGGGCCTCGCTCTCAAGGACTCCCCGCCCGGGTTCGACCCCTCCGCCGTGGCCGGCGGCGGGTACGACGACGAGGACGGCGGGTTCATCGAGACCGAGCAGTACTGA
- the rpsD gene encoding 30S ribosomal protein S4 produces the protein MARYTGPDCKLCRREKTKLFLKGKKCESAKCPIEIRPYPPGEHGRGRPKESEYQLQLREKQKTRRIYGVLEKQFHNYYEEANRKAGKTGENLLQILESRLDNVVYRAGFAESRDAARQQVRHGHFLVNGKKVDIPSYRVREHDIVEVREKSRNLLPYEVARATAGDKTVPAWLGASAENMRVLVHQLPVRQQIDTLVQEQLIVELYSK, from the coding sequence ATGGCTCGTTACACGGGTCCGGACTGCAAGCTCTGCCGTCGTGAGAAGACCAAGCTCTTCCTCAAGGGTAAGAAGTGCGAGTCCGCCAAGTGCCCCATCGAGATCCGGCCGTACCCGCCGGGTGAGCACGGCCGCGGCCGTCCGAAGGAGTCGGAGTACCAGCTCCAGCTCCGTGAGAAGCAGAAGACCCGCCGGATCTACGGCGTCCTCGAGAAGCAGTTCCACAACTACTACGAGGAAGCCAACCGCAAGGCCGGCAAGACGGGTGAGAACCTCCTCCAGATCCTGGAGAGCCGTCTCGACAACGTGGTCTACCGCGCCGGCTTCGCCGAGTCGCGGGACGCGGCCCGCCAGCAGGTGCGCCACGGCCACTTCCTCGTGAACGGCAAGAAGGTCGACATCCCGTCGTACCGCGTGCGCGAGCACGACATCGTCGAGGTCCGCGAGAAGTCGCGCAACCTGCTCCCGTACGAGGTGGCCCGCGCGACCGCCGGCGACAAGACCGTCCCGGCCTGGCTGGGCGCCTCCGCCGAGAACATGCGCGTCCTCGTGCACCAGCTCCCGGTCCGCCAGCAGATCGACACGCTGGTCCAGGAGCAGCTCATCGTCGAGCTCTACTCGAAGTAA